The following proteins are co-located in the Shouchella hunanensis genome:
- a CDS encoding D-alanyl-D-alanine carboxypeptidase family protein, giving the protein MKKGLHLLVVWLLLALFATQPLTAKAAEVKKSPLGEKTLSAIVIERDTGEVIFEKNSDKALPPASMTKIMTMLLVMEAIDEGKLSFDEQVTVSEYAASMGGSQIFLEAGEQMSVDDLLKGIAVASGNDAAVAMAEHIAGSEEGFVKMMNEKASELNLEQTSFKNTNGLPIENHYSSAHDLAMIAKELLKYEKITEYTGIYEDYLRKGTDKEFWLVNTNKLVRFYPGVDGLKTGFTQEAKYGLTATAEKEGMRVITVVMGSPTSKERNAEVTSLLDHAFNNYSTETLYKKGDVLGEATVVKGSKKTLEAVTEDQVSILLKKGEDSKEPVVNTSFDETIAAPIQKGDVVGNLTVEIDGNTVVSTDLVASDTIDTASWWQLFKRTLSTFAGK; this is encoded by the coding sequence ATGAAAAAAGGTCTACATTTACTAGTAGTTTGGTTATTATTAGCGCTATTTGCAACACAACCGCTTACGGCAAAGGCTGCGGAGGTAAAAAAATCGCCACTTGGAGAGAAAACCCTTTCTGCTATCGTAATAGAACGGGATACAGGGGAAGTTATTTTTGAGAAAAATAGCGATAAAGCGTTACCCCCAGCAAGTATGACAAAGATCATGACGATGTTACTCGTTATGGAAGCGATTGATGAAGGAAAGCTATCGTTTGATGAGCAAGTAACAGTGAGTGAATATGCGGCTTCAATGGGAGGTTCGCAAATTTTTCTTGAAGCTGGAGAACAAATGAGTGTAGATGATCTTTTAAAAGGAATTGCCGTTGCGTCTGGGAACGACGCAGCAGTAGCGATGGCAGAGCATATTGCTGGCTCTGAAGAAGGATTCGTCAAAATGATGAATGAAAAAGCGAGTGAACTGAATTTAGAACAGACATCGTTTAAAAACACGAACGGATTGCCAATTGAAAATCACTATTCATCAGCTCATGACTTGGCGATGATTGCGAAAGAGCTGTTAAAGTACGAAAAAATAACAGAGTACACAGGTATTTATGAAGACTATTTACGTAAAGGAACAGATAAAGAGTTTTGGCTTGTCAATACGAATAAATTGGTACGCTTTTATCCTGGTGTAGATGGATTAAAAACGGGTTTTACCCAAGAAGCAAAATATGGATTAACTGCGACTGCTGAAAAAGAGGGCATGCGTGTTATAACGGTTGTTATGGGATCACCGACATCAAAGGAACGAAATGCAGAAGTCACCTCATTACTAGATCATGCGTTTAACAACTACTCTACTGAAACACTTTACAAAAAGGGAGATGTGTTAGGTGAGGCAACAGTTGTAAAAGGATCGAAAAAAACATTAGAAGCGGTCACGGAAGATCAAGTATCCATCCTGTTAAAAAAAGGCGAGGATTCAAAAGAGCCTGTTGTGAATACGTCCTTTGACGAAACCATTGCTGCACCAATTCAAAAAGGTGATGTAGTCGGTAATTTAACTGTTGAAATAGACGGAAATACAGTTGTCTCGACAGATTTAGTCGCTTCAGACACAATTGATACGGCTTCATGGTGGCAATTGTTTAAACGAACCTTGTCTACTTTTGCAGGGAAATAA
- the spoIIAA gene encoding anti-sigma F factor antagonist, with translation MTLQIQMEQKHNVLLVRLAGELDHHAAKTLRAEVEAHLPNTKHILLNLEGLSFMDSSGLGVILGRYKQITAAGGEMVVCAISPTVGRLFEMSGMFKIIRFEENEDFALQKLGVA, from the coding sequence ATGACATTACAAATTCAAATGGAACAAAAACACAATGTGTTACTTGTAAGACTGGCAGGAGAATTAGATCATCATGCAGCAAAAACACTAAGAGCGGAGGTAGAAGCTCATCTACCGAACACAAAGCATATTTTGTTAAATCTTGAAGGGTTATCATTTATGGATAGTTCGGGTCTTGGTGTGATTTTAGGACGATATAAACAAATTACAGCGGCAGGAGGAGAAATGGTCGTTTGTGCAATTTCTCCAACAGTTGGACGTTTATTTGAGATGTCAGGGATGTTTAAGATCATTCGTTTTGAAGAAAATGAAGATTTTGCTTTGCAAAAGTTAGGGGTGGCTTAA
- the spoIIAB gene encoding anti-sigma F factor, which translates to MENKMDLSFSAKSENESFARVTVGAFLAQLDPTMEELTEIKTVVSEAVTNAIIHGYDNDESGMVYISAVLRDNEIEIVIRDEGNGILDIDEAREPLFTSKPELERSGMGFTIMENFCHEMKVVSEPLLGTTVYLKKQLTKTKAICR; encoded by the coding sequence ATGGAAAATAAAATGGATCTTTCATTCAGTGCAAAAAGTGAAAATGAATCGTTTGCAAGAGTAACAGTAGGGGCTTTTTTAGCTCAACTTGATCCCACTATGGAAGAACTAACGGAGATTAAGACTGTTGTTTCAGAAGCTGTGACGAATGCGATCATCCATGGTTATGACAATGACGAAAGCGGCATGGTCTACATCTCAGCGGTATTGCGTGATAACGAAATTGAAATTGTCATTCGCGATGAAGGGAATGGCATTCTTGATATCGATGAAGCACGAGAGCCGTTGTTTACTTCAAAACCTGAACTTGAGCGCTCGGGGATGGGTTTTACCATAATGGAAAACTTCTGTCATGAGATGAAAGTCGTCTCTGAACCGTTATTAGGGACAACGGTGTATTTAAAAAAGCAATTAACAAAAACAAAGGCCATATGCAGATAA
- the sigF gene encoding RNA polymerase sporulation sigma factor SigF, with protein sequence MSAELKKTTKKMLTDQELKDLIAKSQQGDTEARDLIVNKNTRLVWSVVQRFMNRGYEAEDLFQIGCIGLIKSVDKFDLSYDVKFSTYAVPMIIGEIQRFLRDDGTVKVSRSIKELSNKIRKAKDDLTKEYRRTPTVNEIAVHLGVTPEEVVFAGDANRSLTSIHETVYENDGDPITLMDQIADTSQVKWFDKIALKEAIRDLEERERLIVYLRYYKDQTQSEVAERLGISQVQVSRLEKKILDQMKEIMSET encoded by the coding sequence ATGAGCGCTGAGCTAAAGAAAACAACAAAAAAGATGTTGACTGATCAAGAATTAAAAGACCTAATCGCGAAAAGTCAGCAAGGTGATACAGAAGCTCGCGATTTAATTGTTAACAAGAACACACGTCTCGTATGGTCGGTTGTCCAACGATTTATGAACCGAGGCTATGAAGCAGAAGATTTGTTTCAAATCGGCTGCATTGGCTTAATTAAATCAGTTGATAAGTTTGATTTATCTTATGATGTTAAATTTTCGACTTATGCGGTGCCAATGATAATTGGTGAGATTCAGCGGTTTTTAAGAGATGATGGCACCGTAAAAGTGAGTCGCTCCATTAAAGAATTGAGTAATAAGATTCGAAAAGCAAAGGATGATTTAACAAAAGAATACCGGCGCACACCGACAGTGAATGAAATTGCTGTACATTTAGGCGTTACGCCTGAAGAAGTCGTCTTTGCAGGAGATGCGAATCGGAGTTTAACGTCTATTCATGAAACGGTGTATGAAAATGACGGAGACCCGATTACGCTAATGGATCAAATTGCAGATACTAGCCAAGTGAAATGGTTTGATAAAATTGCATTAAAAGAGGCGATTCGAGATCTAGAAGAACGAGAACGTTTAATCGTTTATTTACGCTATTACAAAGACCAGACACAGTCAGAAGTAGCAGAGCGTTTAGGGATTTCTCAAGTTCAAGTATCACGTTTAGAAAAGAAAATTCTCGATCAAATGAAAGAAATTATGTCAGAAACATAG
- a CDS encoding SpoVA/SpoVAEb family sporulation membrane protein yields MLKKEEIDNYKENIRLFAAKTRFVKHGTLAFLGGGCISVVGQLIYDGLRHVFSLNPQMATSYMIVILLTFSAFGTGLGIYKKGAQLFGAGLIVPITGFANAMTATALDHRSEGFLSGIGVHLFRIVGPIFIVGITAAYLVSFSRLFIHMILK; encoded by the coding sequence ATGTTAAAAAAAGAGGAAATAGATAATTATAAAGAAAACATTCGCCTGTTTGCAGCAAAAACACGTTTTGTTAAACATGGGACACTCGCATTTTTAGGCGGCGGCTGCATAAGTGTAGTTGGTCAATTGATCTATGACGGGCTAAGGCACGTTTTTTCGCTAAATCCACAAATGGCCACGAGCTATATGATTGTCATTTTACTTACATTTTCGGCGTTTGGCACAGGTTTAGGAATCTACAAAAAAGGAGCGCAGTTGTTTGGAGCGGGATTGATTGTACCGATTACAGGGTTTGCTAATGCGATGACGGCAACAGCACTTGATCATCGCTCAGAAGGCTTTCTTTCAGGGATAGGCGTTCATTTATTTCGCATTGTTGGTCCAATCTTTATAGTTGGCATCACTGCTGCGTATCTCGTTAGCTTTTCGCGATTGTTCATTCATATGATCCTGAAATAA
- the spoVAD gene encoding stage V sporulation protein AD, producing MVNQKRVIQFKTPVYVEERGTAVGPKEGSGPLGHGFDYVFPNLLCGEKDWQTAEKKLTEKAITYCLHKQRLKDNHLDLFIAGDLTNQSTVSSQIARNLRVPYIGSYSACATAIENCIVAGMWINGGGARHVLCASSSHIGGCEKQFRFPIEFAQQKPDTAQTTVTGAGAIILGRHQSMIQMTEGLLGKVIDLGIKNPYELGAAMAPAAADTLLTYLHETEQKPSDFDLILTGDLARSGSEVFKKLLREHDVIVSENYDDCGVMMYGTNQQVLAGGSGAGCCATVVFGHVFNEMLANRLKRVLVIATGALHSANTVQQHKTIPCIAHAVVFERRGN from the coding sequence ATGGTAAATCAAAAGAGGGTCATTCAATTTAAGACGCCTGTATATGTAGAAGAACGAGGTACAGCTGTGGGTCCGAAAGAAGGGAGTGGCCCCCTCGGTCATGGATTTGACTATGTATTTCCTAACCTGTTATGTGGAGAGAAGGATTGGCAAACAGCGGAAAAAAAGTTGACGGAAAAAGCGATTACCTATTGTCTACATAAACAAAGGCTAAAAGACAATCACTTAGATTTATTTATCGCTGGCGATTTAACAAACCAGAGTACAGTGTCGAGCCAAATCGCTCGTAATTTACGTGTCCCCTATATTGGTAGCTATTCTGCTTGCGCAACAGCGATAGAAAATTGCATTGTCGCAGGTATGTGGATTAATGGTGGTGGAGCTCGACATGTATTGTGCGCTTCAAGTAGCCATATCGGTGGATGTGAGAAGCAGTTTCGCTTTCCAATAGAATTTGCTCAGCAAAAGCCAGATACGGCGCAGACGACTGTCACAGGTGCTGGCGCAATCATCCTTGGGAGACATCAATCAATGATTCAAATGACAGAAGGACTTCTCGGTAAAGTCATTGATTTAGGGATTAAGAACCCCTATGAGCTCGGTGCGGCTATGGCACCAGCTGCCGCGGATACACTGCTTACGTACTTGCATGAAACGGAACAAAAGCCATCTGACTTTGATCTTATTTTGACAGGTGATCTTGCGCGTTCTGGAAGTGAGGTTTTTAAGAAGCTACTACGTGAACATGATGTGATTGTAAGCGAAAACTACGACGATTGTGGCGTCATGATGTATGGAACGAATCAACAGGTGTTGGCAGGTGGTAGTGGTGCTGGTTGTTGCGCTACGGTCGTCTTTGGGCACGTTTTTAATGAGATGCTCGCCAATCGGTTAAAACGAGTGCTCGTTATCGCAACAGGCGCCTTGCATAGTGCAAACACGGTTCAACAACATAAAACGATTCCTTGTATTGCTCATGCAGTTGTGTTTGAAAGAAGGGGGAATTAA
- the spoVAE gene encoding stage V sporulation protein AE — protein MIYLWAFLIGGSICLFGQFLLDIVKLTSIQMLVTLVLIGIILDGFGLYEQLIEFAGAGATVPITGFGYSLVHGAMLNGENGLFYISDGVFELASTTIVFSILLSLIVAAIFKPKGVT, from the coding sequence ATGATTTATTTATGGGCGTTTTTAATTGGAGGGAGCATTTGCTTATTCGGACAATTTCTTTTAGACATTGTTAAGCTTACTTCCATTCAAATGTTAGTAACCCTAGTACTGATTGGCATTATATTGGATGGGTTTGGTTTATATGAACAGCTCATTGAATTTGCAGGCGCAGGAGCAACGGTTCCGATTACAGGCTTTGGCTATTCTCTTGTACATGGTGCCATGTTAAATGGAGAAAATGGCTTATTTTATATTAGCGATGGAGTCTTTGAACTTGCGTCCACTACCATTGTTTTTTCCATTCTCTTAAGCTTGATTGTAGCGGCTATTTTTAAGCCGAAAGGTGTGACGTGA
- a CDS encoding stage V sporulation protein AE encodes MKKVIFVTDGDLASKKALEHIAQDLKCTVLSASYGNPTTIEPEALVDLINLEKGDVPIIIMFDDCGIRDVGFGETAMHYIVNQEDIEVIGAVAVASQTHAKEWTHVDVSVDRFGRLSEYGVDKEGLIDMEIGRINGDTVSILDDLNLPCVVGVGDIGKMARFDDVKKGAPVTKKAIQIILERSGYSEPVFETDDI; translated from the coding sequence ATGAAAAAAGTAATCTTTGTTACAGATGGTGATCTGGCTAGTAAAAAAGCACTTGAACACATTGCTCAAGACTTAAAATGTACCGTTCTTAGCGCATCTTATGGCAATCCAACGACTATTGAACCGGAAGCGTTAGTTGATCTTATTAACTTAGAAAAAGGCGATGTTCCAATTATTATCATGTTCGATGATTGCGGCATTCGCGATGTTGGTTTTGGTGAAACGGCCATGCACTATATCGTCAACCAAGAAGATATTGAGGTCATTGGTGCTGTAGCCGTTGCTTCGCAAACACATGCGAAAGAATGGACTCATGTGGATGTAAGCGTTGATCGATTTGGTCGTTTATCCGAATACGGTGTAGATAAAGAAGGGTTAATTGACATGGAAATTGGCAGGATTAATGGTGATACGGTTTCCATATTAGATGATTTGAACCTACCTTGTGTCGTAGGTGTCGGTGATATTGGGAAAATGGCACGCTTTGATGATGTTAAAAAAGGTGCGCCGGTTACAAAAAAAGCAATACAAATTATTTTAGAAAGGAGTGGTTATAGTGAACCCGTCTTCGAAACAGATGACATTTAG
- a CDS encoding spore germination protein, with the protein MTFRRSIAENDHIMNERLGIGESFDVGVRKLNVFGKDVYIYYLTGLVDNLYIIDILRELMDTESRMRRAEHPFQSVKNHLAHIQVEETESIDHAITQVLSGLICVVVDGEANSLIVDVRSYPGRGPEEPDTERVVRGSRDGYTENIIFNTGLTRRRIRDERLRQEIMQVGVRSKTDIALCYIEGIVDPKLVNIIKKELKDINIDGLTMSDKVVEEYIVKQGINPFPLVRYTERPDVAATHILEGHIVLIIDTSPSVVITPATLFHHVQHAEEYRQAAAVGTFLRWMRFVGILFSLLIVPFWLLLATHQELLPPALDFVGVEENNNIPIAVQIIFAEAGIELLRMAAIHTPSPLATALGLVAALLIGEMAIDVGYFTTEVILYVALGSIGMFATPSYELGVALRMSRYLIILAVALFGPVGFVVSLFLLLISLIRLSPLAKPYLWPFLPFDPPAMYQILVRTSVPSVRWRPSIVHPVDKIKQSPKSE; encoded by the coding sequence ATGACATTTAGAAGAAGTATTGCAGAAAATGATCACATTATGAATGAGCGTTTAGGAATAGGCGAATCCTTCGATGTTGGCGTTAGAAAGCTAAATGTATTTGGTAAAGATGTCTATATTTATTATTTAACGGGCTTAGTCGATAACTTATATATTATTGATATCTTGCGTGAGCTTATGGATACCGAAAGTCGGATGCGGCGAGCTGAACATCCTTTTCAATCTGTTAAGAATCATTTAGCGCATATTCAAGTTGAAGAAACTGAGTCGATTGATCATGCCATTACACAAGTGTTATCAGGGTTAATTTGCGTTGTCGTCGATGGCGAAGCAAATAGTTTGATTGTTGATGTTCGATCCTATCCTGGTCGTGGACCTGAAGAACCAGATACAGAGCGTGTAGTACGTGGGTCACGAGACGGCTATACAGAGAACATCATCTTTAATACGGGCTTAACGAGGAGACGAATACGAGATGAACGATTACGCCAAGAAATTATGCAAGTGGGTGTGCGTTCTAAAACCGACATAGCCTTATGTTATATAGAAGGAATTGTTGATCCTAAGCTAGTAAACATTATTAAGAAAGAGCTTAAGGATATTAATATTGATGGACTAACGATGTCGGATAAAGTGGTGGAAGAATACATTGTTAAACAAGGCATTAATCCATTTCCACTCGTACGTTATACAGAGCGTCCAGACGTAGCTGCTACTCATATTCTAGAAGGACATATTGTTCTTATTATTGATACATCTCCGTCCGTTGTAATTACACCGGCAACACTGTTTCACCATGTGCAGCATGCTGAGGAGTACCGACAAGCTGCTGCAGTTGGTACATTTTTGCGATGGATGCGGTTTGTCGGCATTCTCTTTTCACTATTAATTGTCCCGTTTTGGCTATTGCTTGCAACTCATCAAGAATTACTGCCGCCAGCGTTGGATTTTGTCGGTGTAGAAGAAAATAACAATATCCCGATTGCGGTCCAAATTATTTTTGCAGAAGCTGGAATAGAATTGCTGCGAATGGCTGCCATACACACCCCGTCCCCATTAGCAACAGCACTTGGTCTCGTAGCCGCCCTTTTAATTGGAGAAATGGCGATTGATGTAGGTTATTTCACAACGGAAGTCATTCTTTATGTGGCACTTGGTTCGATTGGAATGTTTGCCACACCAAGTTACGAGTTAGGAGTGGCGCTAAGGATGAGCCGCTACCTTATCATTCTTGCAGTAGCACTTTTTGGGCCAGTAGGATTTGTTGTATCGTTGTTTTTACTACTGATTTCGCTTATTCGACTGTCTCCACTTGCAAAGCCTTATCTATGGCCGTTTTTACCATTTGATCCACCGGCTATGTATCAGATTCTTGTTCGTACATCTGTTCCAAGCGTTCGTTGGAGACCGAGTATTGTTCATCCTGTCGATAAAATTAAGCAATCACCAAAAAGTGAATAG
- the lysA gene encoding diaminopimelate decarboxylase, which yields MYLHGTMEINASGHLEIGGVDTVELANVYRTPLFVYDVALIKERMNAFKDAFEKKQVAYQVAYASKAFSTVGMYQLAHSAGLSIDVVSGGELFTALKAGVPASTIHFHGNNKSIDELKMALDEQIGCIVVDNFYELKTIQALAEQRGQTVPVLLRLTPNVEAHTHEYITTGQEDSKFGFDLASGQATKAIGISLEDEHIHLLGVHSHIGSQIFETDGFVLAIEKVFENLARWKQTFNYEPAVLNFGGGFGIRYVDGDTPLHPSVYVEKIVDETIKHTTLLEMDMPEIWIEPGRSIVGDAGTTLYTIGSQKDIPNVRRYLSVDGGMGDNLRPALYEAKYEGMLANRANDKPEDTFSVAGKCCESGDMLIWDLPLPDVTANDILAISCTGAYGYSMANNYNRIPRPAIVFVEDGEAQLVVKRETYEDLVKLDLPYQQKAVAPFEN from the coding sequence GTGTATTTGCATGGAACAATGGAAATCAATGCAAGTGGACATTTAGAGATTGGTGGTGTAGATACCGTTGAGCTAGCTAACGTTTATCGTACCCCTCTATTTGTTTACGATGTTGCACTTATAAAAGAGAGAATGAATGCATTTAAAGACGCGTTTGAAAAGAAACAAGTAGCTTACCAAGTAGCTTATGCTAGTAAAGCATTTAGCACAGTAGGGATGTATCAACTGGCCCATTCAGCTGGTTTAAGTATTGATGTGGTATCTGGCGGTGAGTTATTTACTGCACTAAAAGCAGGTGTGCCGGCATCTACAATCCATTTTCACGGTAACAACAAGAGCATTGATGAATTGAAGATGGCCTTAGATGAACAGATTGGTTGTATTGTTGTCGATAATTTCTACGAATTAAAAACGATTCAGGCTTTAGCGGAACAACGTGGACAAACGGTTCCTGTCTTATTGAGACTAACACCAAATGTTGAGGCTCATACCCATGAATATATTACAACAGGTCAAGAGGATTCTAAATTTGGCTTCGATCTTGCAAGTGGTCAAGCTACAAAAGCGATCGGCATTAGCTTAGAAGATGAACATATTCACTTATTAGGCGTTCACAGTCACATTGGCTCACAGATTTTTGAAACAGACGGTTTTGTACTTGCAATAGAAAAAGTATTTGAAAATCTTGCACGATGGAAACAAACATTTAATTATGAGCCGGCCGTGCTCAACTTCGGTGGTGGGTTTGGCATTCGTTATGTGGATGGAGATACGCCACTTCATCCAAGTGTGTATGTAGAGAAAATCGTTGATGAAACGATAAAGCATACAACATTATTAGAAATGGACATGCCTGAGATTTGGATTGAGCCAGGTCGTTCCATCGTTGGGGATGCAGGTACAACCCTTTATACAATTGGTTCACAAAAAGATATTCCAAATGTGCGCCGCTACCTTTCCGTCGATGGAGGGATGGGTGATAACTTGCGACCTGCTTTATACGAAGCAAAGTATGAAGGGATGCTAGCGAATCGTGCAAATGACAAGCCAGAGGATACGTTCTCTGTTGCTGGGAAATGCTGTGAAAGCGGCGATATGTTAATTTGGGATTTGCCTTTACCTGATGTTACAGCAAACGACATATTAGCGATTTCGTGCACAGGTGCGTATGGCTATTCAATGGCAAATAACTACAATCGTATTCCTCGCCCGGCTATTGTGTTTGTTGAAGACGGTGAAGCGCAGCTTGTTGTCAAACGAGAAACCTATGAAGACTTAGTGAAGCTTGATTTACCTTATCAGCAAAAAGCAGTCGCACCATTTGAGAATTAA
- a CDS encoding peptidylprolyl isomerase translates to MKKGSITFENGEKIVIDFFENEAPGTVENFETLAKKGFYDGLTFHRVIPGFVAQGGDPNGNGTGGPGYTIKCETAGNPHKHVAGTLSMAHAGKDTGGSQFFIVHEPQPHLDGVHTVFGQVVEGLDSVYRINQGDVMQEVKVWEE, encoded by the coding sequence ATGAAAAAAGGTAGCATCACGTTTGAAAACGGCGAAAAAATCGTTATCGATTTCTTTGAAAACGAGGCACCAGGAACAGTTGAAAACTTTGAAACACTAGCGAAAAAAGGTTTTTACGACGGACTAACATTCCACCGCGTTATTCCTGGTTTCGTTGCACAAGGCGGCGACCCGAACGGAAACGGTACAGGAGGTCCTGGCTACACAATCAAATGTGAAACGGCTGGTAACCCACATAAGCACGTAGCGGGTACATTATCTATGGCACACGCTGGTAAAGATACAGGCGGTAGCCAATTCTTTATCGTACATGAGCCACAACCACATCTTGACGGCGTTCATACTGTATTCGGACAAGTCGTTGAAGGTCTTGACAGCGTTTATCGCATTAACCAAGGCGACGTTATGCAAGAAGTGAAAGTTTGGGAAGAATAG
- a CDS encoding LysR family transcriptional regulator, whose product MRLDDDELIVALDAAGTIRGAAKQLYLSQPALSQRLKQIEEKWGEALFIRTHKSLIPTPVGEEVILFAKTRIQEEKEFMNRMNTLTGHVRGTLSLAVSSVIAQYYLPLLLKNYMEQYPQVKIDLQTGFTTAMYAQRHNVHVSILRGELEGEDVKQKLFSENLYYVANKHYEDTNTLIEFQSDATFHATLDKWFLTEPFPLPKQTIKVDQIETCKQLMLNGIGACILPEIATKDLDDTTCRFTRLHMNGNELRRDTWTYYNEKNASLPQVKAFLALLHEKSLSH is encoded by the coding sequence ATGAGACTTGACGATGACGAATTAATTGTTGCTTTAGATGCTGCCGGCACGATTCGAGGCGCTGCCAAACAGCTGTACTTGTCACAACCAGCATTGAGTCAACGACTTAAACAGATTGAAGAAAAATGGGGTGAAGCGCTTTTTATACGTACTCATAAATCACTCATCCCCACACCAGTAGGAGAAGAAGTGATTCTTTTTGCAAAAACACGTATTCAAGAAGAAAAAGAATTTATGAATCGAATGAATACGTTAACAGGTCATGTTCGTGGTACCCTTTCACTCGCTGTATCATCTGTTATCGCTCAATACTATCTCCCTCTACTCTTAAAGAACTATATGGAGCAGTACCCTCAAGTGAAAATTGACCTACAAACCGGCTTCACCACTGCTATGTATGCTCAACGACACAATGTACACGTAAGCATCTTACGAGGAGAGCTTGAAGGAGAAGATGTTAAACAGAAATTATTCTCTGAAAACCTCTACTATGTTGCAAACAAGCATTATGAAGATACGAACACCTTAATTGAATTCCAAAGCGACGCTACTTTCCATGCAACATTAGATAAATGGTTTCTCACTGAACCATTCCCTTTACCGAAGCAAACCATTAAAGTTGATCAAATTGAGACTTGCAAACAACTAATGTTAAATGGTATTGGCGCTTGTATTTTACCGGAAATCGCTACAAAAGACCTTGACGATACAACATGTCGTTTTACACGCTTACATATGAATGGGAACGAACTTCGACGAGATACATGGACGTATTATAACGAAAAAAACGCTTCTCTCCCGCAAGTAAAAGCGTTTTTAGCATTGCTTCATGAAAAATCACTTTCTCATTAG
- the mmgD gene encoding citrate synthase, with the protein MAIEQSYYPGLDGVIAAETDLSFLDTEQGEIVIHGYDLIELSKSHGYLDIVHLLLQGTLPTSTERTDLAKRLSDSYDVPEVILDVFKLLPASTHPMDALRTGISVLASYDHDLLNRDPEVNRERGYQLLAKLPTIVANSYRVLEGKDVMRPKESLSYSANFLYMITGKEPTELEERVFDQSLVLYSEHEMPNSTFTARVIASTLSDMYGALTGAVASLKGHLHGGANEAVMYMLLDANTPEEFETLLTNKLKQKEKIMGFGHRVYMKKMDPRAQIMKEALAELSAAAGDDRLLRMCEAGEALIAKEKGLYPNLDYYAAPVYWMLGIPIGLYTPIFLSSRTVGLSAHVIEQHENNKLFRPRVKYTGPRHTIK; encoded by the coding sequence ATGGCAATTGAACAAAGCTACTACCCTGGTCTTGATGGCGTTATTGCAGCAGAAACAGATTTATCATTTCTTGATACAGAACAAGGAGAAATCGTGATTCACGGATACGATTTAATTGAACTATCAAAATCACATGGATACTTAGACATTGTCCACTTGCTTTTGCAAGGCACGCTGCCTACGTCAACAGAACGAACGGACTTGGCAAAGCGACTAAGTGATTCGTACGATGTACCAGAAGTGATTCTTGATGTGTTTAAGCTCTTACCAGCTTCGACTCACCCAATGGATGCATTGCGCACAGGTATTTCCGTATTAGCAAGCTATGATCACGACTTGTTAAACCGAGATCCAGAAGTAAATCGAGAAAGAGGGTATCAGCTACTTGCGAAGTTACCAACCATCGTCGCAAATAGCTATCGCGTCCTAGAAGGAAAAGACGTTATGCGTCCAAAAGAATCTCTTTCTTATAGCGCGAATTTCTTGTATATGATTACTGGAAAAGAACCGACGGAACTTGAAGAACGGGTTTTTGATCAGTCACTCGTTCTATATTCTGAACATGAAATGCCGAATTCGACATTTACCGCTCGAGTGATTGCTTCTACATTATCGGATATGTATGGTGCATTAACAGGAGCAGTCGCGTCTCTAAAAGGGCATCTTCATGGTGGGGCAAATGAAGCTGTCATGTATATGCTTCTTGATGCGAATACCCCAGAAGAATTCGAAACACTCCTTACGAACAAGTTGAAGCAAAAAGAGAAAATTATGGGCTTCGGTCATCGGGTTTACATGAAAAAAATGGACCCTCGGGCTCAAATTATGAAAGAAGCATTGGCTGAGTTATCCGCTGCAGCAGGAGACGACCGTCTTTTGCGGATGTGCGAAGCAGGAGAAGCATTGATAGCGAAGGAAAAAGGGCTTTATCCGAACCTTGATTACTATGCAGCACCGGTTTATTGGATGCTTGGTATTCCAATTGGCCTATATACACCTATTTTTCTTTCATCCAGAACAGTTGGCTTGAGTGCCCATGTAATTGAACAACATGAGAACAATAAATTATTCCGCCCAAGAGTAAAATATACTGGACCAAGACATACAATCAAATAA